Sequence from the Bufo bufo chromosome 10, aBufBuf1.1, whole genome shotgun sequence genome:
atGTGGGCTTTCGGGTCCGTGCCTCTGCCCCCGCAAAAGATAGgctatgtcctatcttttgccgtatctttaggattgcggacccattcaagtcaggtCTGCAGCGCGGAGTTCACGCGGCTGGTGCCTGTACATTGTGGACCGCTATTTGTGGTTCGCAGGACGGGCACGGCGACCATATGGTCGGCTAAAGTCTATGGACCAGTCTCCGACCTCAGGAGCGAGCACGATATACGAGTGCTTCTCTCTTTTCATTCTAGCGATCAGCGTTGGGGTCTCAGCGCTCaggcccttaaagaggacctttcatgttttgttttttttcctgcctGTTTTTTTCCAAATATCGCTGGtacaccccgccccccccccccccgcagttttcccgctcagtatgctaatactgatcatcggtacagggaggaggagacgccgcgatccaatcacagcggagagcgtgacAGCCGtctgccgtctcctcctccctgtaccgatgatcAGGATTAACCTACTGAGCTATGTGGGCAGGTAAAGCCAggtacaattaaaggggttgtttccacgatatcccctatccacagtacagggataactaactgatcactgggggtctgaccactgggaccccaacCGATCCTGATCtgttctctggcagtcccatagagaatgaatagagcgGCAAGGCTCAGGGGAATGGGACTGTTCTCGGTATCATTGGGGGtttccagtggtcagacccccagcgatcagttgGTTCTCgtatcttgtggataggggatacattgcaaacttgacaaaaaagctgACGATTTCTCCTATGCACCATTGGTTAATTAGGTCCTAAACTGGGTGATTTCTATCACTGCAGTGTGAATGCGTATCATGCAGTATCAGATGCTTATTTCAGACTGGTCACAACTGCGCGGTGTGGCTGCACCCCAACCGAGGCTCCTAACGTGACCCCTGCCACAGATCTGATCCTAGCCGTGGTGTAACCCCATTTTGCTGATTCCCTTTACAGCAGTTATACACAAATTACTAATCTTCTTGTGCTGCCCGTCCCCTTGGAATATACAGTAGACTGCGGTGGCATCGTTCAGTTCAGAACTGCCCATGAAGTTGGCTAATATCTGCACAAAACCTCTGAAAATGGTCACTGACTAGCTGGCAGATAGCATTGGGTCATTGTAGTAGTTTAGTTTCAAAATGGCTGGACATCTCAAATTTATAGATACAGAACGCTTTTTACTAATAGCACATTGGTTTTTCCTTTGGTCCTCAGAGGAAATCTGTACGGGCAAAAGAGAAGAAGCAGAAGCGCCAGGAAGAGCGCGCCGCCATGGCGGCTGTGTGCGCCAAGGTGCAAGCAGCCAATCAAGTAAGCCACcttatgtttaaagggaacctgtcacctggattttgggtttagagctgaggacatgggttgctggatggccgctagcacatccgcaatacccagtccccatagctctgtgtgcttttattgtggaaaaaaactgatttgatacatatgcaaattaacataaaagagtcatatcttacttgtgtgatgagagaagtcatattttcaagctctgactcatctcaggttaaattgcatatgtatcaaatcggtttttatacacaataaaagcacacagagctatggggactgggtattgtggatgtgctagcggccatctagcaacccatgtcctcagctctataccccaaatccaggtgacaggttccctttaaagaggtttttcaattttatttttatttttttaaatctccttGACTGACCGTTTTCTTACTTTTGTTCATTAACCATTCCTTTCTACAGCTTGGTGACCCTCTAGGAGCCTTTCCAGTCTTTAAAAAGTTTGACAGAAATGGGTAAGGTTTAATAAAGGGAAATATAAGTATTTTTAATGgggcaacatttttggtaaagtcCTTATAATAGTGTTTAAAAGAACCTAAGAGTTACACTCGCCGATTCCCCCCTCATCATCAATATCTAAAGCTCggagaaacccctttaatggccttTTTGTGAACTTTTGcatattgtggggggttagctcttctcaggggatcattcacacaagtatcttcgccaagtttaaggtccaaacattgcttttatttggcacctcagcagaacaaacataatacaaaataaacacctgcccggctatgGGCAACCGCTCAGCAGCCATTTGCACAACTAAACATATGgtagaatccctgactcacctatagagtgGTGAGGTCCGGCTTCCTCAGCCAAGCGTATACCAGCCCCCCAGGCTGTAACACGGTCAGTCCAGGCTATGTCTCAGCCTAGCCCGGCTGGAACCACACACCCAGAGCCTCACCCGGCCTCTGTTTGCAACCACACCCCCGACTGACAGTCTGGGATGAGCTTTTACTCCCCAGTAATGATCCCAGGTGATTACACCCGGGGATCCCTCATGCTAGGGAAAACCTGCCCTGGAATGGAATGGGAGGGGTGGATTGGCAGCTCCCTCTACCAACCTAGCTCCCAATCCAAGTGAAATCCAGCCCTTAAATACTAAacaaaatagctccagcaactatgccttgctgaagccagcaccactctggaactttacttatctcacccagttgaggaacctgggtgagatttACCCCTCTTCCGGGATCTTATTCACATCACCACAATATCTAGTGATATTTTTTGTGCTAAGACTATAAAGACACTCCAGATGTTACCTGAAAGTCTATGGcagagatgcccaacctgcggctctccagctgttgtaaaactacaactcccactatgccctgctgcaggctgatagctgtaggcagtctgggcatggtgggagttgtagttttacaacagctggagagccgcaggttggccatccctggtctatggtAAATATGAAATTCAGGACACATAAGTAGCATTTTAGTTAATTAGGCAGCTTTTTTTGTCTTGGTTTCAAAATAAGAAAACCCAATGTTGAAGCTTATggcatttttacttattttttataggaacaaaaatggcagaaaaaatggttttagaaaaaaacaaaaacgcagaaactgtatagaaaaaaaagtttttttttttgtttgttcgtTCATGCCCCCGCCCAGCCCCCACTAGAgaccctaaagcctcatgcagacgtcggtGTttgacggacgtgtgctgtacgtgttctccacagaccgcacacgtccctattcattttaatgtgtgtattcacacatcaatgtttcagcacggtccgtgggttcgTTTTTTTTTACCACGGATGCCTGCTCAattttgtctgtgttcacggatccatcacgcccattatagtctataggtccgtgaaaaccacggatgccatccatgttgcatccgtgtttcactgatcattaacaagagattcttagaaaattatttttcagctgttgagtgttagtgaaacacggatgcaacacggacagcaaaaaacggacccaaCATGGATCTGTCACGGGAGAAAACACGGATTGAACACGGTCCGTGCTACCACTGATCCAAAACtgacacggacgtctgcatgaggcttatatCTGACATTTGACCTTTCCATCCTCAGGTTGAATTTGACTATAGAATGCTGCCGAGTCACTGATCTGGACCAGAAGACCACTGATTGGGCCTTTGAACTTACAAAGACAAATATGCAGCTGCTGTAAGCGTCTCTTgtgtaattatatatttttaaggaAATATGTCCCTTTTATATAATGCATTTTATTATGTTCAGACTATGTAtagctgtttttaaaggggttgtctgattgaATAAAAAGTTCTTTTAATGCCCTAATATTAAAATTGCATTTACTAATAttctttggggcacatttactaatgcTGTCTAATTTTTAGACAGCATAAACTCAGACTCGCTGGATTCATCATTTTGGCTTACTTGATTCATATATATGTCTAAGATGAGATGTGCCAAATTTTGGTGTAATTACCGCTATAATTCAGGCACAGCCACAATAGTAATGTAAGTAATGCGGCCATTGTGTGGCACAGATTCACTTATGTCCTGCTACGAGTGCTGGACCTGCAGTACTTACAGTTCACTTCTGGCACAAGAAGCCtcccccctgtgatgtcacatgacTCTAATGATGCCCCTGAAGGTATCTGGCTGTGTGGCTCAGTACATTAGCTAAGTCAGcctcccttctgtctgtcttTGCATCAGCCAGAAGCCAAAATAGTAGTGCGCCAGGACTAGTGCTTGTAGAAAGAcattgggacattgtatgttagaAAGGGCCCTCAATTTTATCTTCCGTGACATTAAAAGAACTTTTCATCTGCTGGACTacccatttaaagggattctgtcaccaggtttcacccctgtcagctaaacatatgctgatgttcagggcctcatcaggattcctaatgtgggcttctaaatgtgatccgtagccttattttgctaaaaaacaggttttactaacctgtcactcaaagaaataaggtgcccaaggggatgtcaagggatgcaaggtgccggccgcacccaccgccgttcgtgcccagcgccgcctttccagacttctgcaccgcctcctaatcctctgtgccgcctctcgctctccctccatccccccccctcctccctcctcctgctgtaagatctcgcgcttgcgcacagggctctgcctgatgcgcccgtgcggacttctcgatttggcttcttgaagtgaagtgcgcatgcgccggcacttcgctcaacccaggtatgacctgcactctggcgccagcctctcagagccctgtgcgcacgcgcgatatcttacagcaggaggaggggggagggagggagagcgagaggcggcacagaggattaggaggcggtgcagaagtctggaaaggcggcgctgggcacgaacggcggtgggtgcggcgggcaccttgcatcccttgacatccccttgggcaccttatttctttgagtgacgagttagtaaaacctgttttttagcaaaataaggctacggatcacatttagaagcccacattaggaatcctgatgaggccctgaacatcagcatatgtttagctgacaggggtgacagaatccctttaagtgtctTTTTCCAGTTATTGCTTTACCTTTCAAAATTAGGCTGTTCTCCAAAGAGAAAATAGATTATACATGACCAGCGTAGAGTATATCAGGGGCTTGTTAAATACAGTTGGCAGAATTCATTTCTTTTCACACCAATATGTTCAGTTTTCCTGATCGAACTGTTCATTGTGGTCGGAATCATTCTTCACTCTTGTTCCTCAAATGTTCATTTTAAGGTATGCAGAATATCATTGCTGTAGGGCCACTTAACTTTGGCTTGCAGCCCTATTTGTGTGTGATTCAAGGcggattagggctcattcagacggccgtatgttttttgctgtctgcaaaaattcagtcagttttttttttgcggaccgttttgcatgtccgcaaaaaaaaaaaaggggtgcattcctcatttttgtggacccatagacttcaatagggccatgtcttgattttcactgacaactataggacatgttttatttgtattgcggggccgtggaacggaagaaaagatgcggacagcacacagtgtgctgtccgcatcttatgGGGCctcctagaagtgaatgggtctgcatctgatctaCAAAATTGCGGATCAAATGCAGAAAGCAACATACGGCCGCCTGAATGAGCCCCTAGAATGGTGGCCTCTCAATCTTCCATTTACAGTTATGGATGATTGAACGTTTAGTTGCAGTGTTACGTCCTGCAATGTGCATGGAAATCTGTTAGcttcttaggccccattcacatgctcAGGATTTTATCAAATCTGCATCCAAAGCACGTGAATGGGATTTTTGTAACCCTGTTCAGACACTGGAAATAAATCTGTGGGGATTTTTTAAAAGCATGCACGGATTTTGCATTAAAGAATGATGATAAGCCCTATTGAAAAGATCTGCACATCCACAGCAGATAATGGAGTATCAGCCTCCGATATCTGCTGCGGATCCTCTAAGTAAGTGCATCAGATATGCAATAGGCAAATCCGACTGGCATACTTACCGTACTTTGTCGCATTTTCAATTATGCACATGAATAAGTAATGTATACATATCATTGTAGTTATGAacaaagtgaatggggatggaaagagagagagaaacgaGAGGAGCTGACAGATGAACGTGCCTGGTACCTTATTGCCAGAGATGAACTTGGTATGCCTGTTGCTTTTGTGCACTTCAGATTTGATGTGGAATGTGGAGATGAAgtgctttactggtaagtaacatTAAAAGGGATTACCCATAACTGAAATGGCGGAACCATAGCCAATTTACAGTATAGCACTTCTGTTTAATTGAGGGTTAAACGATTCTGTGTATTAAGGTCCATGGAGGTTACAGCACCCTTGACCTTTGTGCTCAACCAGTCAGCTTGGATGTTTCTGGCATGTTATGATGCCTAATTGGGATGGGACTTgaatacaaaatgaaaaataaaaaaatggaggctGACAGTGATAACTAAATTCTTGTATTTTTGTtacttttaaaataaaatacCACTAGTATGCCTGATATCCCCATGTTACAAACTGAGTAATAATTgaaattgtgtttttgtttttttttgtgtgtgaattTGGGATATATTTTATTCATACACTTGACTATAACTTGTGTTTATTAATGGTGGTGTgacacaatttaaaggggttatccatgtaaagatactgaggataggataggtcatcattatcgcaTCGGCAGGGTTCCGACTCCTgaaacccctgctgatcagcagtTTCAGGGACTCTATGCACTCATCAGTTCTCTGGTGAGTGCTTGCGGGCTCcctgcagctttccaagcacagcgccgtacattgtatagtggcagtgcttggtattgcagctcagcctcattgacctgaatggagctgagctgcaactaggccatgtgaccaaagtATGGTGAAGTCACAGGGCCTAggaacagctgattgtcggggttttcaggagtctgacccccgccgatctcattgatgacctatccagaggataggtcatcaatagtaattaccagataacccctttaaacttttccactgcacacagaataggggatatgtgtcttaaggcccctttacacgagtaggtaatagttaaaaaaaaatcgtaatTGAGTGAAAGTGATCAATTATCGGGTAGTGTAAAAGCACTGAACGATTGAACTACAAGCGATAATCGTTTAGTTTTTCAGTCTTGCGATCGCAGAATTCCACAAGTGTAAACAGGTGTCTGACAAACAATCTATTACACAATCGCACTTTCACCATGTCCTGCGCAcagacacctaaagggttgacgGTCAAATGTTGACGACTCGAATAATAACTCGTTTGTCTCTCGATTAAATCAATTATCTATTTTGTGTACAGGGGCCTTTATTGGTGGGGGTATGACTGCTGGGCCTCTATTGATT
This genomic interval carries:
- the NAA40 gene encoding N-alpha-acetyltransferase 40 isoform X3, whose amino-acid sequence is MNPTSVLRKSVRAKEKKQKRQEERAAMAAVCAKVQAANQLGDPLGAFPVFKKFDRNGLNLTIECCRVTDLDQKTTDWAFELTKTNMQLLYEQSEWGWKEREKREELTDERAWYLIARDELGMPVAFVHFRFDVECGDEVLYCTQMKKVVLTVFKHNNGAYQFFRDALQFEIDETSPSVSGCCGDDCTYEILSRRTKFGDAPHSHSAQCAGCCH
- the NAA40 gene encoding N-alpha-acetyltransferase 40 isoform X2; this encodes MGRKSVRAKEKKQKRQEERAAMAAVCAKVQAANQLGDPLGAFPVFKKFDRNGLNLTIECCRVTDLDQKTTDWAFELTKTNMQLLYEQSEWGWKEREKREELTDERAWYLIARDELGMPVAFVHFRFDVECGDEVLYCYEVQLEVCVRRKGVGKFLVQILQLMANSTQMKKVVLTVFKHNNGAYQFFRDALQFEIDETSPSVSGCCGDDCTYEILSRRTKFGDAPHSHSAQCAGCCH
- the NAA40 gene encoding N-alpha-acetyltransferase 40 isoform X1, whose product is MNPTSVLRKSVRAKEKKQKRQEERAAMAAVCAKVQAANQLGDPLGAFPVFKKFDRNGLNLTIECCRVTDLDQKTTDWAFELTKTNMQLLYEQSEWGWKEREKREELTDERAWYLIARDELGMPVAFVHFRFDVECGDEVLYCYEVQLEVCVRRKGVGKFLVQILQLMANSTQMKKVVLTVFKHNNGAYQFFRDALQFEIDETSPSVSGCCGDDCTYEILSRRTKFGDAPHSHSAQCAGCCH